A genomic segment from Schistocerca piceifrons isolate TAMUIC-IGC-003096 chromosome 4, iqSchPice1.1, whole genome shotgun sequence encodes:
- the LOC124795081 gene encoding V-type proton ATPase subunit e 2-like, giving the protein MGAAATPIIVFTAIWGVVGIVLPFVVPKGPNRGVLQVVLMLTAATCWLFWLCCYMAQMNPLIGPKISNTTLAIMATQWSGYTPK; this is encoded by the exons ATGGGAGCCGCAGCCACTCCTATTATTGTCTTTACTGCAATCTGGGGTGTTGTTGGTATTGTTTTACCATTTGTAGTGCCTAAAGGACCCAACAGAGG GGTATTACAAGTTGTATTGATGCTGACGGCTGCAACTTGTTGGCTCTT ctGGTTATGTTGTTACATGGCTCAGATGAATCCTTTGATTGGCCCTAAAATTTCAAACACAACTCTTGCAATTATGGCCACTCAGTGG AGTGGATACACACCAAAATAA